One Manihot esculenta cultivar AM560-2 chromosome 18, M.esculenta_v8, whole genome shotgun sequence genomic window carries:
- the LOC110607151 gene encoding probable pectin methyltransferase QUA2, whose translation MSRPLHRGISGMRISGNNNDLWDSQMKDKTEKEDLDRNRSSDHSYLSLKFPFRVLLPENNSPKYCSSENGFASDPFSIGTPRTRHKFTLLLLKLSLAVILVLALTGSFWWTISISTSSRSQILHNYRRLQEQLVSDLWDIGELSFGSSRLKEVEFCSQDSENFVPCFNVSENLALGFADGNENDRHCGLGSKQSCQVLPPVNYRIPLRWPTGKDVIWVSNVKITAQEVLSSGSLTKRMMMLDEEQISFRSSSMFDGVEDYSHQIAEMIGLRNESNFIQAGVRTILDIGCGYGSFGAHLFPKQLLTMCVANYEASGSQVQLTLERGLPAMIGSFSSKQLPYPSLSFDMLHCAQCGISWDQKDGIFLIEVDRVLKPGGYFVWTSPLTNARNKENLKRWNFVRDFAQNICWEMLSQQDETVVWKKTTKRNCYGSRKPGLGPSVCSRSHDIESPYYQPLQACIAGTQSRRWIPIEERKTWPSRSSLSEGELKIYGLLSDELAEDSQSWRTAVHNYWSLLSPLIFSDHPKRPGDEDPSPPYNMLRNVLDMNAHFGGFNSALLEAGKSVWVMNVVPTSGPNYLPLILDRGFVGVLHDWCEAFPTYPRTYDLVHAAGLLSLEIGQQRRCTMLDIFTEVDRVLRPEGWVIIHDTAPLIESARVLATRLKWDARITEIESNSDERLLICQKPFFKRQAS comes from the exons ATGTCTAGGCCTCTTCATCGAGGCATATCAGGAATGCGGATCTCAGGAAACAACAACGATTTATGGGACTCCCAAATGAAAGATAAAACAGAGAAGGAGGATTTGGATAGGAATCGTTCTTCGGATCATAGTTATTTATCCCTCAAGTTTCCTTTCCGAGTACTGCTCCCTGAAAATAATTCTCCTAAATATTGCAGCAGTGAAAATGGGTTTGCATCTGATCCATTCAGCATTGGGACTCCAAGAACCAGACACAAATTCACATTGCTACTTTTGAAGTTGAGCTTAGCTGTGATTTTGGTTCTTGCTCTTACGGGATCTTTCTGGTGGACTATCTCAATATCAACCTCTTCAAGAAGTCAAATACTTCATAATTATAGGAGACTTCAGGAGCAACTTGTTTCAGACCTATGGGATATTGGGGAGTTGTCTTTTGGTTCTTCAAGGTTGAAGGAAGTGGAATTCTGTTCACAGGATTCTGAAAACTTTGTCCCTTGCTTTAATGTTTCAGAGAATCTTGCTTTGGGCTTTGCTGATGGTAATGAGAATGATCGTCATTGTGGGCTAGGGTCAAAGCAAAGTTGTCAAGTGCTTCCACCAGTAAATTATAGGATTCCTCTTCGGTGGCCTACTGGAAAGGATGTCATTTGGGTTTCAAATGTTAAAATTACTGCACAGGAGGTACTTTCCTCTGGTAGTCTGACCAAGAG GATGATGATGTTGGATGAAGAGCAGATTTCCTTTCGTTCATCCTCTATGTTTGATGGTGTTGAAGATTACTCACATCAAATTGCTGAAATGATTGGACTGAGAAATGAATCCAACTTCATACAAGCTGGG GTAAGAACCATTTTGGACATAGGATGTGGTTATGGTAGCTTTGGAGCACATCTATTTCCAAAACAACTTTTAACTATGTGTGTTGCAAACTATGAAGCTTCAGGCAGTCAAGTTCAACTGACTCTTGAAAGGGGTCTTCCTGCAATGATTGGTTCTTTTTCTTCAAAGCAGTTGCCATATCCTTCTCTTTCCTTTGATATGTTGCATTGTGCACAATGTGGCATTAGTTGGGACcaaaagg ATGGTATTTTCTTGATTGAAGTTGATAGAGTTTTAAAGCCTGGTGGATATTTTGTCTGGACTTCACCTCTTACGAATGCTCGTAATAAAGAGAATCTGAAAAGATGGAACTTTGTTCGAGATTTTGCACAAAATATCTGTTGGGAGATGTTGTCTCAACAAGATGAAACTGTGGTATGGAAAAAGACTACTAAAAGGAATTGCTATGGTTCCAG GAAGCCTGGTCTGGGCCCTTCTGTCTGCAGTAGAAGCCACGACATTGAATCTCCTTACTATCAACCGCTCCAAGCATGCATAGCAGGAACACAGAGTCGTCGATGGATTCCTATAGAAGAGAGGAAAACCTGGCCTTCTAGGTCTTCCTTGAGTGAGGGCGAGCTTAAAATATATG GTCTGCTTTCAGACGAATTGGCAGAAGACTCTCAGAGCTGGAGAACAGCAGTCCATAACTATTGGTCACTTCTGTCGCCATTGATATTCTCAGATCATCCAAAGAGACCTGGTGATGAGGACCCTTCTCCACCTTATAACATGCTCAGAAATGTTCTGGACATGAATGCTCATTTTGGTGGTTTTAATTCTGCACTACTGGAAGCTGGCAAGTCTGTGTGGGTTATGAATGTGGTGCCAACAAGTGGACCTAACTACCTGCCCTTGATTCTTGACAGGGGCTTTGTTGGTGTGTTGCATGACTG GTGTGAAGCATTCCCAACGTACCCTAGAACTTATGATTTAGTGCATGCAGCAGGACTTTTGTCCCTTGAAATTGGTCAGCAGCGTAGGTGCACCATGCTGGACATATTCACTGAGGTTGATCGAGTGCTTCGCCCAGAG GGTTGGGTGATAATACATGACACAGCTCCTCTCATTGAATCGGCCAGAGTTCTAGCAACACGGCTAAAGTGGGATGCACGAATTACAGAAATCGAAAGCAACAGCGACGAGAGGCTTCTTATCTGCCAGAAACCATTCTTCAAGAGACAAGCAAGCTAA
- the LOC110607152 gene encoding uncharacterized protein LOC110607152, giving the protein MAKFTCCFRLSAEEKEKKADAVSSGRAEFNKGRKTLKIRLEHPVKPFENDELKATTFSVSVDSVPFVRKDSPSVKLIRHESLGGDEAPEIAYEGEDEHEENASMKRELSDINLQDHVPDSGEDFTSGSPKFSFSNPFAIKVNEQIANGDEKDKGINEIQSGHVSDPGIGKAEFWGSPKLKRSCSNLETRKLLKRMDDHFVPSKSPYSGESQELDEKLREPGSPVSLISHRSADRVILKKHSSSQVLPSRSRKLWWKLFLWSHRNLHRPWTVKPKPQIVNNLKQQCGYTSDTVEPNRATTSSNIQSPGSFTGESLNKGCNNSYDDNQSWHGFHGGISGGLWPQKHWVAFSMETSPFTRVDEWVKDLETQEPTHIHEDNDAGNSDKGIVFPPSPDTGRSPGRTVANFTRTNLPEEILHANAVIQSLNSSSTVAHISGIGLKAIPSISCFTSLRSVNLSNNFIVYITQGSLPKGLHTLNLSRNKINTIEGLRELTRLRVLDLSYNRISRIGQGLSNCTIIKELYLAGNKISDVEGLHRLLKLTVLDLSFNKITTTKALGQLVANYNSLQALNLLGNPIQSNISDDQLRKAVCSLLPKLVYLNKQSIKPQRAREVLTDSVAKAALGTSSSWGSRRRATKRTNSSGSASSNMYRNSIGARQKNRSRSKSRTHHLKTTSSKHASSSH; this is encoded by the exons ATGGCAAAATTCACCTGCTGCTTCAGGCTATCTGCAGAGGAGAAGGAAAAGAAG GCTGATGCGGTATCATCTGGACGTGCTGAGTTCAACAAGGGGCGGAAAACATTGAAAATTAGGCTTGAGCATCCAGTGAAACCTTTCGAGAATGATGAGTTGAAAGCGACCACTTTTAGCGTGTCAGTGGACTCAGTACCCTTTGTCCGGAAGGATTCTCCGAGTGTGAAGTTAATTAGACATGAGAGTCTGGGTGGAGATGAAGCACCAGAGATTGCATACGAGGGAGAAGATGAACATGAGGAGAATGCCTCGATGAAGAGGGAATTGTCCGATATCAATCTCCAAGACCATGTACCTGATTCAGGTGAAGACTTCACTTCAGGAAGTCCAAAATTCAGTTTCTCTAATCCATTTGCTATCAAGGTCAATGAACAAATTGCAAACGGAGATGAGAAAGATAAGGGTATTAATGAGATCCAAAGTGGACATGTTAGTGATCCTGGGATTggaaaggctgagttctggggTTCACCTAAGCTTAAGCGGTCTTGCTCTAACCTTGAAACCCGCAAACTGCTAAAAAGAATGGATGATCATTTTGTTCCTTCAAAATCCCCATATTCTGGTGAGTCGCAAGAATTAGATGAGAAATTGAGGGAACCTGGCAGCCCTGTATCTTTAATCAGCCATCGCAGTGCTGACAGAGTGATTTTAAAGAAGCATTCTTCAAGCCAAGTGCTACCTTCAAGGAGTAGAAAGCTGTGGTGGAAATTGTTTCTCTGGAGCCACAGAAACCTGCATAGACCGTGGACAGTGAAACCAAAACCACAAATAGTCAATAATCTAAAGCAACAATGTGGGTATACTTCAGATACAGTTGAGCCAAATCGAGCTACCACATCGAGCAACATACAATCGCCAGGGTCATTTACTGGGGAATCCTTGAATAAAGGATGCAACAACAGTTATGATGACAATCAAAGCTGGCATGGTTTTCATGGTGGGATATCTGGCGGCCTATGGCCTCAAAAACATTGGGTTGCGTTCTCAATGGAGACCTCCCCTTTTACAAGAGTGGATGAGTGGGTAAAGGATCTTGAGACCCAAGAACCAACTCATATCCATGAAGATAATGATGCTGGTAATAGCGATAAGGGCATTGTCTTCCCACCCTCCCCTGATACTGGTAGATCACCAGGAAGAACGGTGGCCAACTTTACTCGAACTAATCTTCCAGAGGAGATTTTGCATGCCAATGCTGTCATCCAATCTCTGAATTCTAGCTCGACCGTGGCTCACATATCGGGTATTGGCTTAAAGGCCATTCCCTCCATATCATGCTTCACCAGTCTTCGATCTGTCAACTTGTCCAACAATTTCATAG TCTACATTACCCAAGGATCGTTGCCGAAAGGCCTTCACACGCTTAATTTGTCAAGAAATAAAATCAATACCATTGAAGGACTCAGAGAATTAACTCGATTGCGAGTGCTTGATCTCAGTTACAATCGCATTTCTCGAATTGGACAAG GGTTATCTAACTGTACAATAATCAAAGAACTCTACCTTGCTGGGAACAAGATTAGTGATGTAGAGGGCCTGCACAGGCTCCTGAAGCTTACAGTCCTAGACCTGAGCTTTAACAAGATAACAACAACAAAAGCTCTGGGGCAGCTTGTCGCTAACTATAACTCACTGCAAGCTCTGAATTTATTGGGCAATCCAATTCAGAGCAACATCAGCGATGACCAGCTTCGCAAGGCAGTTTGTAGTCTCCTTCCAAAGCTAGTTTACCTGAACAAGCAGTCCATCAAGCCGCAGAGAGCACGAGAAGTTCTTACAGATAGTGTTGCCAAAGCAGCCCTGGGGACCAGCAGCAGTTGGGGCTCTCGCAGAAGGGCAACAAAGAGAACAAACTCCAGTGGCTCAGCCTCCTCCAATATGTACAGGAACAGTATTGGTGCAAGACAGAAAAATAGAAGCAGGTCAAAGAGCCGAACACATCACCTGAAGACAACATCATCAAAGCATGCTTCTTCATCCCATTAA
- the LOC110607153 gene encoding protein WHAT'S THIS FACTOR 1 homolog, chloroplastic, with the protein MAWRLLHCKNTQPKTLISPFFQNPNPSPFTLLFTSQFSTSFLVTKTPKKYKKKRKKSESPRTKPVQHASNRNPYFESLVERDSYFRFLTKSKQFLSHQPEHVLRLEDAGKLYRELGFSRGRKVTRFIQRHPLIFQTYRHTDNKMWLGFTGFMEDLLEEEKSIVDSMEGDRVNKVRKLLMMSKNNRIPLSKIHHCRLLFGIPDDFRDRVIKYPDYFRIVVEDDGKRVLELVNWEPKLAISELEKDFMVNEDKVKKTFKFPVKHAKDLDLDEEDSRKLNLLNTLPLVSPYSDGERLELWSLEAEKYRLGVLHEFLSLTLEKRASIHHIVEFKEEFCLTRHTYDMLKRQLRTFYLAGTEMNWVVFLKDAYDESGNLVNKDPQVVFNEKLFKYAQMKDRELDCGLGGK; encoded by the coding sequence ATGGCTTGGCGCCTCTTACACTGCAAAAATACCCAACCCAAAACCCTAATCTCACCTTTCTTCCAAAACCCTAACCCTAGCCCCTTCACTCTCCTCTTCACTTCTCAATTCTCAACTTCATTCCTCGTCACCAAAACCcctaaaaaatacaaaaagaaaCGCAAAAAATCCGAATCCCCTCGCACGAAACCCGTCCAGCACGCCTCAAACCGAAACCCCTATTTCGAATCGCTCGTCGAGCGCGACTCGTACTTCAGATTCCTCACTAAATCCAAGCAATTTCTCTCCCACCAACCCGAGCATGTTCTCCGCCTTGAAGATGCCGGAAAACTGTATCGGGAGCTTGGCTTCTCACGCGGCCGCAAAGTTACCCGCTTTATTCAACGCCACCCGCTCATCTTCCAAACTTATCGGCACACCGACAATAAAATGTGGCTAGGATTCACGGGATTCATGGAGGATTTGCTCGAGGAAGAAAAATCAATCGTGGATTCCATGGAGGGCGATCGTGTTAATAAGGTTCGGAAGTTGTTGATGATGTCGAAGAATAATCGGATTCCCTTGAGTAAGATTCATCATTGCCGATTATTGTTTGGGATTCCTGATGATTTTAGAGATAGAGTGATAAAATATCCTGATTATTTTAGAATTGTGGTTGAGGATGATGGGAAGAGAGTGTTGGAATTAGTGAATTGGGAGCCAAAATTGGCAATCAGTGAATTAGagaaagattttatggtcaatGAGGATAAGGTTAAAAAGACATTTAAATTTCCAGTGAAGCACGCAAAGGATTTGGATTTGGACGAAGAGGATTCAAGGAAGTTGAATTTGTTGAATACTTTGCCACTGGTTTCGCCTTATAGTGATGGAGAGAGATTGGAGctttggagtttggaggctgagaaATATAGGCTAGGGGTTTTGCACGAGTTTCTTAGCTTGACTCTGGAGAAAAGAGCTTCAATACATCACATTGTAGAGTTTAAGGAGGAGTTTTGCTTGACTAGACATACATATGATATGCTTAAGAGGCAACTCCGGACTTTTTATCTTGCAGGAACGGAGATGAACTGGGTTGTGTTTTTGAAAGACGCTTATGATGAGAGTGGGAATTTGGTAAATAAAGATCCACAGGTTGTTTTCAATGAGAAGCTGTTTAAATACGCTCAAATGAAGGACAGGGAATTGGATTGTGGTTTAGGAGGGAAATGA